In Spinacia oleracea cultivar Varoflay chromosome 5, BTI_SOV_V1, whole genome shotgun sequence, a single window of DNA contains:
- the LOC110798688 gene encoding gibberellin-regulated protein 6-like codes for MANTKTLTVLLALLVLSMLVTEAFARHYQYGNGSLKPKQCKGRCKKRCSKARKTHECMFFCVKCCRTCLCVPPGTYGYKFLCPCYNNWKTKRGTPKCP; via the exons ATGGCGAATACGAAAACTCTTACTGTGCTTTTAGCTCTCCTTGTTCTTTCTATGCTGGTCACTGAG GCTTTTGCAAGGCATTACCAATATGGGAATGGGAGTTTGAAGCCTAAAC AATGCAAAGGACGATGTAAGAAAAGGTGCTCAAAGGCTAGAAAAACTCATGAATGCATGTTCTTTTGTGTCAAGTGCTGCCGAACATGCCTTTGCGTGCCACCAGGTACATACGGCTACAAATTTCTCTGCCCTTGTTACAACAACTGGAAGACCAAGAGGGGAACTCCCAAGTGCCCTTAA
- the LOC110798680 gene encoding mini zinc finger protein 1-like, producing the protein MKKRQVVVRRDEGSRRNHYNNSSTIRYGECQKNHAASIGGYAVDGCREFMASGAEGTSNALICAACGCHRNFHRKEVDAEVVCESSSPT; encoded by the coding sequence ATGAAGAAGAGGCAAGTGGTGGTAAGAAGAGATGAAGGATCGCGAAGAAATCATTACAATAATTCATCAACAATTCGATATGGAGAGTGCCAAAAGAATCACGCGGCGAGTATAGGAGGTTACGCGGTGGATGGGTGCAGGGAGTTCATGGCGAGTGGCGCAGAAGGAACAAGCAACGCGCTTATATGCGCAGCTTGTGGATGCCACAGAAATTTCCATAGGAAAGAGGTGGATGCTGAGGTTGTGTGTGAGAGTTCTTCACCTACTTAA
- the LOC130461122 gene encoding uncharacterized protein, protein MAKNRGKSKFVVGSSSERENVPSGRLPKTSRGRPSERPVERRSTGWDASKDDVVGGSSVSERATSGKKAGSSGVRRSYPEFPVHWTEADPQGKYAPILHETTKIDGPLEKSVSGDWLVEAKLGHYHRRAEELYGIQHALGYWCELPDQERPRVTHPPRGFISVYTHHLENGLRFPLDPFISELLVSYNISLAQLTPKSMRHIIGFRWVCDFINFPCSVAVFRDLHDLSFNHASKGDGYGWWTIINKRSRRKGEPNYITAYPYLSSDHNWKTEWLFVRVPTDPKHPHFYRPPKWFVTPDPDMRSVAAPDRNHHHYVDLLQWFLAREDNYKLPSNWLPNLNYILREDILAVAGLSRIFDREYGFSCVDPVVLGISLDLKTIHDSAPDYKFGKENPRNPRLKDYVLSPSGVARISEVRADPWDSASSPEAVPVKVVLPDLRTTSDPDQRKRKSSTLLRPSAHPKKAKADQSSEKEVVSEVMPPPKNLLHFMPLPGQKLKSVVVVEPPPVDQPLAEEDTIPSPLKPSAALGIEIQDITKVMEAIEADLVPGSDVPIVAEQKEEAADVSLEREKSPDKEMVDLTEAHVEVPEAEKEEPEQGLTRKRRHSTLGSTSTSALDRLIHADPCSDVPLKRIPEEVREAMARYARAPVLGENPMAHVGSLVGPEAARENLLRANPQWRVPGAEERNPAMMAQYYLNEAVFWSSFASECSSVEERQLRRYQEAYARDIPVLDQKAGQLMAEMVDLKQLYLQYSREAREAAEQIGAEVGKLTFQVEEDAEKIASFDRERREMAAKFASELEEKDSLLKEMTSKFEAAIKQSQEAEARLQQFIKHREIVQNQADKVPVLQLKIREKDAAIRKLEQERVDLYTADQCREQYWNGILGARRMFAKHMPHFPWNEKVPLWMRAQDHLVECQADRDEAEAERQAALAEARAQKAASEGDTTAGGSSKDAPLGDAPETPKS, encoded by the exons atggcaaagaataggggcaagagcaagttcgtcgttggctcctctagtgagagggagaacgtgccttcgggaaggttaccgaaaacttcgaggggtcggccttcggagaggccagtggagaggcgttcgactggttgggatgcttcgaaagatgatgttgttggcgggtctagcgtgtctgaacgcgcaacttctggtaaAAAGGCTGGCTCTTCGGGTGTGCGCCGCTcctaccctgagtttccagttcattggactgaagctgatccgcagggtaagtatgccccgattctgcatgagaccactaagatcgatggtcccttggaaaaatcggtcagtggtgactggttggtggaggcgaagctggggcattaccatcggagggccgaagagttatacggaatccagcacgccttggggtactggtgcgagcttcccgaccaggagcgtcctcgggtgactcatccgccgagggggttcatctctgtgtatactcatcatttggagaacggcctccgctttcctttggatcccttcatatccgagctcctggtgtcttataacatcagtttggcccagcttacccccaaatctatgaggcacatcatcggatttagatgggtgtgcgattttattaactttccatgctctgttgccgtgtttcgggatctgcacgatctgtctttcaaccacgcttccaagggggatgggtatggttggtggaccattatcaacaaaagatcccgaagaaagggggagccgaactatattacggcctacccttacctcagctctgatcataactggaagacggagtggttgttcgttcgtgtgccgacagatccgaagcatccacatttttaccgccctccgaagtggtttgtgactcctgatcctgatatgcgaagcgtggctgctccggatcggaaccatcaccactacgtggatctcctccagtggtttttggctcgggaggacaactacaaattgccgtccaactggctcccgaacctcaactatatcttgcgggaggacattcttgctgttgccggtctcagcaggatttttgacaggg agtacggcttcagctgcgttgatcctgtggtcttgggtatttctttggatctgaagaccattcacgactcggcccctgattataagttcgggaaggagaatcctcgtaatcctcgtttgaaggattacgtgctgtctccgtcgggtgtcgctcggatatctgaagttcgagctgatccgtgggattctgcctcttctcccgaagctgttccagtgaaagtcgtactccctgatttgaggacaacctcggatccg gatcagcgcaaaaggaagagcagcactcttttgaggccttctgcgcatccgaagaaggcgAAAGCTGATCAGtcttcggagaag gaagtggtttcggaagtcatgcctcctcccaaaAACCTCCTTCATTTCATGCCCTTGCCCgggcagaagttgaagagtgtggtggttgtggAACCGCCTCCCGTGGACCAACCGctggctgaggaagataccatcccttctccgctgaagccgtctgctgctttagggatcgagatccaggatataaccaaggtgatggaggcaattgaagccgaccttgttcctggctcggatgtccctattgtggccgagcagaaggaagaagctgctgacgtttctctcgaaagggagaaaagtccggataaggagatggtggatctcaccgaagctcacgtagaggttcccgaagctgagaaggaggaacccgagcagggtctgacgaggaagaggcgtcATTCGACCTTGGGCTCcacttcgacctcggccctggatagactgatccacgctgacccttgctcggatgttccgctgaaacggatccccgaagaGGTAAGGGAAGCGATGGCTCGCTATGCCAGagctccggttttgggggagaaccccatggctcacgtgggatctttggtgggtcccgaagctgcacgggagaatcttcttcgggccaacccgcagtggagggttcctggagctgaggagaggaacccagctatgatggcccaatattatctgaatgag gctgttttctggtcctcgttcgcttccgagtgtagctcggttgaggaaaGGCAGCTGAGGAggtatcaggaggcttatgctcgtgatatccctgtcttggaccagaaggctgggcagctcatggccgagatggtggacctcaagcaactgtaccttcagtacagtcgtgaggctagggaAGCGGCGGAacagatcggggccgaagttgggaagctcactttccaagttgaagaggatgctgaaaagatagcttccttcgacagggagaggagagaaatggctgccaagtttgcgagcgagcttgaagaaaaagacagtcttctcaaggagatgacgtctaaatttgaggcggccattaagcagagtcaggaagcggaggcgaggcttcagcagtttATCAAGCACCGGGAGATTGTTCAgaatcaagctgacaaggtgcccgttctccagctgaagatccgagagaaagatgctgccattcggaagttggagcaagagagagttgacctctacactgctgatcagtgtagagagcaatactggaatggcatcctgggtgctcggcggatgttcgcgaagcatatgcctcatttcccttggaatgagaaggttccgctctggatgagggcccaggatcacttggtggagtgccaggccgatcgagacgaagctgaagctgaacgccaagctgctcttgcagaggctcgggcccagaaggcggcttccgaaggtgatactactgctgggggttcttcgaaggatgctcctctgggggatgctcctgagactcccaagagctag